Proteins encoded by one window of Octopus bimaculoides isolate UCB-OBI-ISO-001 chromosome 4, ASM119413v2, whole genome shotgun sequence:
- the LOC106882279 gene encoding protein YAE1 homolog, translating into MSAVDLSRLRPSESSLQTDQNGNGNTTNDMEDIYDEDVSELEVGKKDWSQMNWKLSQAGFRDGVDGGEEQVLQSSFETGYAMAAKEACELGRIQGQISALLLFNRHIKHGQLFNEEMSNHFKQLLAEINSYKLTNSPPGISLTCGAKERINEAVFGPEKNSDQSHSLQYHPHNPGPITDRNYAYQPNQNQSYVDTNSMYDLDAGVTVARSMPLSTAQNITTFKDRFQRLLQMCDGSLVAKFIS; encoded by the exons ATGTCAGCCGTCGATCTGAGTAGACTGAGGCCAAGTGAATCTTCACTTCAAACCGATCAAAATGGCAATGGTAACACTACCAACGATATGGAGGATATATACGATGAAGATGTGTCTGAATTAGAGGTGGGTAAGAAAGATTGGTCACAGATGAACTGGAAACTATCTCAG gCAGGATTCCgagatggtgttgatggtggtgaagaaCAAGTTCTTCAAAGTAGTTTTGAAACTGGATATGCCATGGCAGCCAAGGAAGCTTGTGAACTTGGCCGTATTCAGGGCCAAATTAG TGCTTTACTGCTTTTCAACCGACACATTAAACATGGACAGCTGTTTAATGAAGAAATGTCCAACCATTTCAAGCAACTTCTTGCCGAAATCAACTCCTACAAGCTGACTAACAGTCCACCGGGCATTTCTTTAACATGCGGAGCCAAAGAGCGAATTAATGAGGCTGTATTTGGGCCTGAAAAGAACTCTGACCAGTCGCATTCATTACAATACCACCCACACAACCCTGGCCCCATCACTGACCGCAACTATGCTTACCAGCCAAACCAGAATCAATCTTACGTCGACACAAACTCAATGTATGATTTAGATGCTGGCGTTACCGTGGCAAGGTCCATGCCACTTTCTACAGCACAGAACATTACTACTTTCAAGGACCGATTCCAACGTCTGCTGCAGATGTGCGATGGTTCACTGGTCGCCAAGTTTATTTCCTGA